From the Ferrigenium kumadai genome, one window contains:
- a CDS encoding methyl-accepting chemotaxis protein yields the protein MRVNLPVTNVGRHLNEGEYIVSKTDLKGRITYINRPFLEMSGFTEQELLGASHNIVRHPDMPPEAYKDLWRTLQSGKPWRGLVKNRCKNGDYYWVEANANPIWENGQITGYMSLRTKPGAEQVKAAEQLYRRFREGTAKGITIKEGKVVPTGWRGRLAAMSDLSIHARVSLACAFVGLIILALGGEALHAIGRDTVSDAHTGEIGLLVTAALATVLWIWWLLSFRVLRPLEQAVRSCQVIAAGDVSLLKSVEYHGEVGRLMHAINTMAGNIASIVTDVRGAAGELASASEEISSTAQSLSQSSSEQASNVEEISASVEQMSSAIQKNTENTKLTDSMATQAATQASEGSEAVLQTVAAMKQIAAKIGIIDDIAYQTNLLALNAAIEAARAGDAGRGFAVVAAEVRALAERSQVAAQEIGGVAGSSVELAERAGRLLEQMVPAINKTSGLVQEIAESSMEQSGGVAQINTAMMQMSQATQHNASGSEELAATSQALSSQAETLQQLVGFFKMNSGTPISAGKRPAAKRSARQSPAYA from the coding sequence ATGCGCGTGAATCTGCCCGTAACCAATGTCGGACGCCACCTTAACGAGGGCGAATATATCGTTTCCAAGACCGACCTGAAGGGACGGATCACCTACATCAATCGCCCTTTCCTCGAAATGAGCGGCTTTACCGAACAGGAATTGCTGGGCGCCTCGCACAACATCGTGCGCCACCCGGACATGCCTCCCGAAGCCTACAAGGATCTGTGGCGCACCTTGCAGAGCGGCAAGCCCTGGCGCGGCCTGGTCAAGAACCGCTGCAAGAACGGCGACTACTACTGGGTCGAAGCGAATGCCAATCCGATCTGGGAGAACGGACAGATCACCGGCTACATGTCCCTGCGCACCAAACCGGGCGCCGAACAGGTGAAGGCAGCCGAGCAGTTATACCGCCGGTTCCGCGAAGGAACCGCCAAGGGGATCACCATCAAGGAAGGAAAGGTAGTCCCGACCGGATGGCGCGGCCGCCTGGCCGCCATGAGCGACCTGAGCATCCATGCCCGGGTATCGCTTGCCTGTGCGTTCGTCGGCCTAATCATCCTGGCGCTTGGCGGAGAGGCATTGCACGCCATCGGCCGGGACACGGTTTCCGATGCCCATACCGGAGAGATCGGCCTGCTCGTAACTGCCGCATTGGCGACGGTGCTATGGATATGGTGGCTCCTCTCCTTCAGGGTATTGCGCCCGCTCGAGCAGGCGGTGCGCAGCTGCCAGGTCATCGCCGCAGGAGACGTGAGCCTGCTCAAGTCGGTGGAGTACCACGGTGAGGTCGGCCGCCTGATGCACGCCATCAATACCATGGCCGGGAATATCGCGAGCATCGTCACGGACGTTCGCGGTGCAGCCGGCGAACTGGCCTCGGCCTCGGAAGAGATCAGTTCCACCGCACAAAGCCTGAGCCAGTCATCGAGCGAACAGGCCTCCAACGTGGAAGAGATCAGTGCCTCCGTCGAACAGATGAGCTCAGCGATCCAGAAGAACACCGAAAACACCAAGCTGACCGACAGCATGGCCACGCAAGCGGCGACGCAGGCATCGGAAGGAAGCGAGGCGGTGCTGCAGACCGTAGCGGCGATGAAGCAGATCGCCGCCAAGATCGGCATCATCGACGACATCGCGTACCAGACCAACCTGCTGGCCCTGAATGCCGCGATCGAAGCCGCGCGCGCAGGCGATGCGGGGCGCGGCTTCGCCGTGGTGGCCGCCGAAGTGCGGGCGCTCGCGGAACGCAGCCAGGTGGCGGCCCAAGAAATCGGCGGCGTCGCGGGCAGCAGTGTCGAACTGGCAGAGCGTGCCGGCCGGCTGCTCGAGCAGATGGTCCCGGCAATCAACAAGACCTCCGGCCTCGTGCAGGAAATCGCCGAATCCAGTATGGAGCAAAGCGGCGGCGTGGCGCAGATCAACACGGCGATGATGCAGATGAGCCAGGCCACCCAGCACAACGCCTCCGGCAGCGAAGAACTGGCCGCGACGTCGCAGGCGCTGAGCAGCCAGGCTGAAACGCTTCAGCAACTTGTCGGGTTCTTCAAGATGAATTCCGGCACGCCCATATCGGCAGGCAAGCGCCCCGCGGCGAAACGTTCCGCTCGGCAATCACCGGCATACGCCTGA